The following is a genomic window from Corallococcus caeni.
GCCGTTCGTGACGGCCTTTCCACCGACGAGTTTGCACCACCAGTCGTCCTTGACCGCGTGCACGTTGTGTTCGAGCGCATCCGTGAAGGGATCCGAGCCGAAGCACTCCATGAACCAGTTGTGGACCTCGGTGCTGGCACTCAGATCCCACAGCACGTCCTGCAAGATATTCCACCAGTCGTTACGGTCCGCCGTTCCCACGACCTTCAGGCCGTTTCTGTCGATGAACGCGAGAGGATTGTTCACGGCATAGGAGTATGCCGGTACAGCCATGCTGGCCTTGGCCATATCCAGCATGTACTTGGGGCTATGCAACAGCGGCTCCGGCTGCAGGTACCGGCCAATACTGGGGTCGTAGAAGCGGTTCCAGTTCTCGAAGAGGTCGGTTTCGGCGTCGTGGTACTGGCCGGGGAAGCGAAGGGGCGTCCAGAAGGGGGAGGCGCCCGTCTGGAAGCGGCGGTACTCGTAGGCGGAGA
Proteins encoded in this region:
- a CDS encoding RHS repeat-associated core domain-containing protein gives rise to the protein SAYEYRRFQTGASPFWTPLRFPGQYHDAETDLFENWNRFYDPSIGRYLQPEPLLHSPKYMLDMAKASMAVPAYSYAVNNPLAFIDRNGLKVVGTADRNDWWNILQDVLWDLSASTEVHNWFMECFGSDPFTDALEHNVHAVKDDWWCKLVGGKAVTNGLTGETTLCPGSNFEHPPAGPPGTQRRAIASTVMHELAHQMGPVKTNDAQTYCGGSGPVGACSADAAGEIGRNAVH